In one window of Tachypleus tridentatus isolate NWPU-2018 chromosome 2, ASM421037v1, whole genome shotgun sequence DNA:
- the LOC143239560 gene encoding uncharacterized protein LOC143239560, with protein MEDRLQTDTETAQQPEVGVVDQEEVKAASSGLNKNLLRCLLLLLPVAIPVVIYLRDVASTQRIFLTTFVLLLVVIISCVLMALLRAHRRHLEDAMPNNEVTREFAQNRVLTMTNRFVHRPLNSGRSASVSHEVPGIRSFAHSPVHYHLASHYHSCSPSPQVPSSPVSIHSSCHQLSTSSLRQSSRSPSMRQHSLRSPTPLSFRSPSPYRTRRSFRRHSSSSPPPRIQSSSQLPRPLSPYRAPLSPALIADHQVSPPIAHPEHSRSLFFSTHVSPTHFSAQVSSRDDPPSYEAALGCPRATVCSPEEVASNVKSESPPPSYDRVIT; from the coding sequence ATGGAAGATAGACTGCAAACCGACACAGAAACGGCTCAGCAACCCGAGGTCGGGGTTGTTGACCAGGAGGAAGTCAAGGCAGCGAGCAGTGGTCTCAACAAAAACTTGCTTCGTTGTCTTTTACTGTTGTTACCTGTTGCTATACCTGTTGTGATTTACCTCCGCGACGTGGCTTCTACACAACGCATTTTTCTCACCACGTTTGTGCTACTTCTGGTAGTTATCATCTCCTGTGTGCTCATGGCATTGTTGCGAGCACACAGGCGCCATCTGGAAGACGCTATGCCAAATAATGAAGTGACTCGTGAGTTCGCTCAGAATCGTGTCCTAACCATGACGAATCGATTCGTGCATCGGCCTTTGAACAGTGGCCGTTCAGCTAGTGTAAGCCACGAAGTTCCCGGTATTCGCTCTTTCGCTCACTCTCCTGTGCATTATCACCTGGCTTCACACTACCACAGTTGTTCCCCATCCCCACAGGTACCCAGCTCTCCAGTTTCTATTCATTCCTCGTGCCATCAACTTTCCACCTCTTCCCTGCGACAGTCCTCACGTAGTCCTTCCATGCGGCAGCATTCCTTGAGATCTCCCACTCCCCTGAGTTTTAGGTCCCCTTCACCTTATAGGACTCGCCGCTCCTTTCGAAGGCACTCTTCCAGCTCTCCTCCACCGCGGATTCAGTCGTCCAGCCAGCTTCCACGACCACTTTCTCCCTACCGTGCGCCATTGTCCCCCGCACTTATAGCGGATCACCAAGTGTCCCCGCCAATTGCTCATCCGGAACATTCTCgctcactttttttttcaacgCACGTGTCCCCTACTCATTTTAGTGCTCAGGTAAGCTCAAGGGACGATCCCCCTTCGTATGAAGCTGCTCTTGGATGTCCCCGAGCGACTGTTTGTAGTCCAGAAGAAGTAGCTTCCAATGTTAAATCGGAATCTCCTCCCCCTAGCTACGATAGAGTAATTACATGA